From Schizosaccharomyces pombe strain 972h- genome assembly, chromosome: II, the proteins below share one genomic window:
- the atp17 gene encoding F0-ATPase subunit F — translation MAPFPLKSFIPPQVANPTALNAFPSSARMGRIVDFYSRLPHGPAPKKSSNSFFSWYYKKYLGKNASGAPLLHLVGAVLVFSYASEYYYHIRHHEEH, via the exons ATGGCTCCATTTCCTTTGAAATCGTTTATTCCCCCTCAAGTAGCGAATCCTACA GCTTTGAATGCTTTTCCTAGCTCTGCTAGGATGGGAAGAATTGTCGATTTTTATTCCCGCTTACCGCATGGACCAGCTCCTAAAAAGAGCTCAAACAGTTTCTTTAGTTGGTACTATAAAAAGTATCTTGGGAAGAATGCTAGCGGTGCTCCTTTGCTACATTTGGTCGGCGCTGTTTTGGTATTTTCTTATGCCAGCGAATATTACTATCATATCCGTCATCATGAAGAACATTAA
- the mrpl32 gene encoding mitochondrial 54S ribosomal protein bL32m, translating into MALLRGNSLAISQKMLSVFQASALPHISLRIFISPPSIANIWNSILLAVPKKKTSYTKKRSRLLSGKALKDKTVNRCPICGSFKLAHHLCSHCFRNIRREFNE; encoded by the coding sequence ATGGCTCTTTTAAGAGGAAATTCTTTGGCAATTAGCCAAAAAATGTTATCAGTTTTTCAAGCTAGCGCCCTTCCTCATATTTCTTTGAGGATATTTATTTCCCCCCCTTCAATAGCTAATATATGGAATTCCATTTTGCTTGCTGttccaaagaaaaaaacttcTTATACTAAGAAACGAAGTCGCTTACTGTCCGGAAAAGCATTAAAAGACAAAACAGTTAATCGTTGTCCTATTTGCGGGTCTTTTAAATTGGCACATCATTTATGTTCTCACtgttttagaaatattCGTCGAGAATTTAACGAATGA
- the shk1 gene encoding PAK-like kinase Shk1, with product MERGTLQPRKKAPNGYGITPIVAHKTGEPVRYEVEDDLRKLKPSRTAPKPPAINTNLAEDTFSGFPLSQSRTTVSRVSLGSRQHSSSSIRKLQTNVSDVRSYDERNQKKSAFENFVSSMSSFLTGGGSSPTSSYGSGSASPRKSTVISSPFDPKHVTHVGFNYDTGEFTGMPTEWQALLKVSGITKSEQVQHPQAVLDAMAFYSQSKKYLEEGAKPPFPRESTEKPLLSVSALSSSSHLQPTSATSSSSRLYPSRPAPTPPASSSSSPLLSSQTVKTTTSNASRQPSPLVSSKSTDNIIRSHSPVLLTPQTLSTSETKHIRPNNSTPYQRRAETSTKPKAVATPQKVEAPSAPRLQKRAPRQQSNDSAVLAKLQSICNPKNPTLLYRNFVKIGQGASGDVYSARQVGTNLSVAIKKMNINQQPKKEFIVNEILVMKSHHHKNIVNFIDTFFYKSELWMVMEYMRGGSLTEVVTNNTLSEGQIAAICKETLEGLQHLHENGIVHRDIKSDNILLSLQGDIKLTDFGFCAQIDSNMTKRTTMVGTPYWMAPEVVTRKEYGFKVDVWSLGIMAIEMVEGEPPYLNENPLRALYLIATIGTPKISRPELLSSVFHDFLSKSLTVNPKQRPSSGELLRHPFLKQAVPVSSLIPLIKSIHHSGK from the coding sequence atGGAAAGAGGGACTTTACAACCTCGAAAGAAGGCTCCAAATGGCTATGGAATAACCCCTATTGTTGCTCATAAAACTGGTGAACCTGTACGTTATGAAGTAGAAGATGATTTGAGAAAACTGAAGCCCAGCAGGACAGCTCCAAAGCCTCCAGCTATAAATACTAATCTTGCTGAAGACACCTTTTCCGGTTTCCCTTTATCTCAATCCCGTACAACTGTATCTAGGGTTTCACTTGGTTCTCGTCAGCATAGTAGCAGTTCCATTAGAAAACTTCAGACTAATGTTTCTGATGTGCGTTCATATGATGAAAGGAACCAAAAGAAGTCTGCGTTTGAAAACTTTGTCTCGAGCATGAGTTCGTTCTTAACTGGGGGTGGTAGCAGTCCTACAAGTTCCTATGGGTCAGGCTCTGCCAGCCCTCGCAAATCGACTGTCATCTCTTCTCCATTTGATCCGAAGCATGTCACTCACGTTGGTTTTAATTATGATACTGGGGAATTTACTGGAATGCCTACTGAATGGCAGGCACTACTAAAAGTCAGTGGCATTACAAAGTCGGAACAAGTACAACATCCACAGGCCGTTTTGGACGCTATGGCTTTTTATTCCCAATCCAAGAAATATCTTGAGGAGGGAGCAAAGCCACCCTTTCCCCGTGAAAGTACTGAGAAGCCTTTACTCTCCGTTTCAGCGTTGTCTAGTAGTTCTCATCTTCAACCCACCTCTGCTACAAGCTCATCTTCTCGTTTGTATCCTTCTCGACCTGCTCCCACGCCTCCTGCAAGTTCTTCATCGTCTCCTTTATTATCATCACAAACAGTTAAAACTACTACCTCTAATGCTTCTCGACAACCTTCTCCATTAGTTTCCAGCAAGTCAACCGATAATATAATCCGAAGTCATTCCCCTGTTTTGTTAACGCCTCAAACCTTAAGTACATCTGAAACGAAACATATCCGTCCGAATAACTCGACACCATATCAACGGAGAGCCGAGACTAGCACCAAACCGAAAGCTGTTGCGACTCCTCAAAAAGTGGAAGCACCAAGTGCCCCTCGACTTCAAAAGCGTGCACCTCGACAACAATCCAATGATTCTGCTGTATTGGCAAAGTTACAGTCTATATGCAATCCCAAAAATCCAACACTTTTATATcgaaattttgttaaaattggTCAAGGTGCTTCTGGTGATGTGTATTCTGCTCGCCAAGTCGGCACTAATCTTTCTGTTGCCATCAAGAAAATGAACATTAATCAACAGccaaaaaaggaatttattGTCAATGAAATACTCGTGATGAAGTCACATCATCACAAAAACATTGTCAATTTTATTGACACTTTCTTCTATAAATCAGAGTTGTGGATGGTAATGGAATACATGCGCGGTGGCAGTCTTACTGAAGTGGTTACCAATAACACTCTTTCAGAAGGTCAGATAGCTGCAATATGTAAGGAAACGTTGGAAGGCTTACAGCATCTCCATGAAAATGGCATTGTTCACCGTGACATAAAATCAGACAATATCCTTCTCTCACTTCAAGGAGATATTAAACTTACCGATTTTGGGTTTTGTGCTCAGATCGACAGTAACATGACGAAACGAACGACGATGGTTGGTACTCCATATTGGATGGCTCCAGAAGTCGTTACTAGAAAGGAATATGGTTTCAAAGTTGATGTCTGGAGTCTTGGTATTATGGCTATAGAGATGGTAGAGGGAGAGCCCCCGTATTTAAACGAAAATCCTTTACGTGCTCTATATTTAATTGCTACTATTGGTACTCCAAAGATTAGTCGGCCAGAATTGTTAAGTTCTGTTTTCcatgattttctttctaaatCTTTAACTGTTAATCCTAAGCAACGCCCTAGCTCCGGTGAGCTTTTAAGGCATCCGTTTCTTAAGCAAGCCGTTCCAGTTTCATCCCTTATCCCTTTGATAAAATCCATACATCATTCTGGTAAATAG